The window CGATCGCGACCCGGATCAAACAGCGCTCACCATCGCCGAATTCGCACTCAAATTCCGCCGTGCCGAAGTTCTGGCACGAGTGAAGGGCCGCCATCCTACGCGCGAAGCAATGGCCGTAGTAATCGGTACCGGCGAAGCAGGCCGCGAAGTCGTCGAGGAGTTCGAGGTCGCCGACCACGAGCGGCCAAGTGTAACCGCCCTCGCCCACATCCTGTCGCAAGCGATGCTGGATTCCGGCGCCAACCGGGGTGTCGTTTTGGCCGCCCTCGCCGAGGCCGGTTTCCATGCACTTAGCGATCGAAGTTCAGCACTCAGGAAGGCCGGATGATGGAACGTCATGTGCTCGGCATTTCCGGAGGACGCGATAGCGCGGCGTTGGCCGTCTATATGCGCCAGACGCGCCCGGAGCTGCAGCTAGAATATTTCTTCACCGACACCGGGAAAGAACTTCCCGAGGTGTACGATTTTCTCGGGCGGCTCGAGGGCTTTCTCGGGAAGCCCATAGCGCGACTTAATCCCGACCGCGATTTCGATTTCTGGCTTCGGGAATACAACAACTTCCTGCCTTCACCTCGTACCCGCTGGTGCACCCGCCAGCTCAAACTCAGGCCGTTCGAGGATTGGATCCGGCCGGACCTCGAGGCCGGCGTCAAGATCTACAGCTACGTCGCCATCCGTGCCGACGAGAACCACCGCGAAGGATTGACGGCCACGCATCCCAATCTTCAAGTCGTACTACCGCTGCGCGAGCGCGGTATCGACAAGAGCGGCGTCATCGAGCTTCTGGAAGGAGCCGGCATCGGCCTGCCGCTATACTACCGCTGGCGTTCACGCAGCGGCTGTACGTTCTGTTTCTTCCAGCAGAAGATCGAGTGGGTCAATCTGATGCGCGAGCACCCGGATGCCTTCGAAGAAGCCAAGCGCTATGAGAAGAACGCCCTGGAACACGGCTCGCCGTTTACCTGGAGCGACCGGGAATCCCTTGATCAGCTCGCAATGCCCGAGCGGGTCGCACAGATCGAATCCGATTTCAAACTGCGCCAGGAAAGGCTCAAGGCTCGCCGGCGGCCGAACGCCCTGCGGCCCGACGAGGATCCCGCCCTGGAGGACCTTCTCGACGACGGCGCGGGTTGCCTCGTATGTCACAAGTGAGGTCGCGCCATGTCTATCGAAGAACCAACGAAGCCTGAGCCGCCAAAGTCCGGTATCACGATCAACGAGATCTATAAGGAACAGTATGCTCACTTCCGGGGGATGAACGACATCCTGTACAAAATTCCACCCCTGTTCACAGTCGTCATCGGTGGACTTTGGTATTTCGCCGTTCAGAACCTCGCGAGCGACAAGTGGATCGCACGCCTTGTGTTTGCGTTCGCAGCGATCGCCAGCATTTGTTTCGTGAACGTGATGCAACGCTTTCGTCTGGCATTCAACGGATACATCAGCAACCTGAACAAGATGGACGGCGAGATGCGCGTAACGACGCAGGGAGCCACGCGCTTCTCGACGATCCGGACCGTACAGATTCTTCTCTGGTCTGCGGCCGCCGTTTCGGTACTCGGTATCGTCTATTCCTTCTGCAAGTGAGCCGCTATTCGGCTGCCAGACCGGCGATCGGCCGATCTCCATAGATGATCGCATCCACAGCCCGTTCGATGTCGGCATCGGATAGGAACGGCGCTTGCGCAAAGACAACGCCGGCTTCGCCGGTGAGACGCGCAGCGAGATGTCCCAATCCCAGCAAAGATTCCGCGCCCTTGATCCCGAGTGCGATTTCCGACGTGCCCACGCTGGCCACCTTCAAGATCAAGCGGTTGCCTAGGTTGTCGCGCAACTGCATCGGCATCACGTTGGCGTCTGGCCGCTGCGCGGCGAAGATAAGGTGTATGCCGGCCGCCCTCGCCTTCACGCCAAGCCTTT is drawn from Nitrobacteraceae bacterium AZCC 2146 and contains these coding sequences:
- a CDS encoding hypothetical protein (product_source=Hypo-rule applied; superfamily=56235; transmembrane_helix_parts=Inside_1_34,TMhelix_35_54,Outside_55_63,TMhelix_64_83,Inside_84_121,TMhelix_122_139,Outside_140_141), with product MSIEEPTKPEPPKSGITINEIYKEQYAHFRGMNDILYKIPPLFTVVIGGLWYFAVQNLASDKWIARLVFAFAAIASICFVNVMQRFRLAFNGYISNLNKMDGEMRVTTQGATRFSTIRTVQILLWSAAAVSVLGIVYSFCK
- a CDS encoding 3'-phosphoadenosine 5'-phosphosulfate sulfotransferase (PAPS reductase)/FAD synthetase (product_source=COG0175; cog=COG0175; pfam=PF01507; superfamily=52402), giving the protein MMERHVLGISGGRDSAALAVYMRQTRPELQLEYFFTDTGKELPEVYDFLGRLEGFLGKPIARLNPDRDFDFWLREYNNFLPSPRTRWCTRQLKLRPFEDWIRPDLEAGVKIYSYVAIRADENHREGLTATHPNLQVVLPLRERGIDKSGVIELLEGAGIGLPLYYRWRSRSGCTFCFFQQKIEWVNLMREHPDAFEEAKRYEKNALEHGSPFTWSDRESLDQLAMPERVAQIESDFKLRQERLKARRRPNALRPDEDPALEDLLDDGAGCLVCHK